One stretch of Rhizoctonia solani chromosome 8, complete sequence DNA includes these proteins:
- a CDS encoding DNA-directed RNA polymerase III subunit C5 has protein sequence MDIGHPIASHVKSISFSFLNSHDIRRISVKQIVNPVLLDDLNRPNIGGLYDPALGPSERGDVCGTCRLNSFSCPGHFGHIELPSPVYHPLFMTNMLNLLRGVCMWCHQFKMSQGEKAKYEAKLVLLERGLLAAASDVDEFSMRPGTKSEEGAEPGETISEFRRRLGLFVKHHLKDAPTSTRNDYKDGPVYQARKDVIQSFLKAAVGCKKCAHCDGFGYTYRKDGHTRIVEYELSRKHKTLMEVLGKVRPNVLLLERRASQSSNLSSEYTTSNRDEDGDIEMEDIEEPEPLGESTLEDAPRDPGELPRSVSGAVKTIRGRNERVLPPEEARAHLRRLFAREAKLTTLLYGRHGPFARQAKAANADMFFLDVLPVPPTRFRPPARMGDSVFEHPQNELLTKVLVTAYRLRDLEAALREANKKPTERDEVDELEAAQEGHRQKLFGQLLEALIQLQIDVNSFMDSSKNPAPVRQGKLPTAGVKQGLEKKEGLFRKHMMGKRVNYAARSVISPDVNIETNEIGIPPVFARKLTFPEPVTSHNVKELRQAVINGTAVYPGASIVQNEDGGLIYLDKMEPDARAALAARLLTPQEGPAPNDLTHRDARGKTVYRHLKDGDILILNRQPTLHKPSMMAHRAKVLKGEKTIRMHYANCNSYNADFDGDEMNIHFAQNHVARSEAIHIANTDNQYLAATSGDPLRGLIQDHVVAGVWMTNKSTMFSREEYYQLLYGALRPENDYSGQGRVKTLPPAIWKPKPLWTGKQIISTLLLNITPPNAGGLTLISKGKVGNEHWGPHSKEETVLFYDGELLCGVLDKSQFGASSYGLVHSVYELYGAETAGRLLSILSRLFTKFLQHRAFTCRMDDLALTPEGDARRSKILRDAQTFGYEAAVENFPSLDGASPEECARRLPILLEEVLRDDAKMANLDLTVKKKMTAVTESVTKTCMPHGLLRKFPDNHMQTMTMSGAKGSAVNARQISCGLGQQELEGRRVPTMVSGKTLPSFKPFETAAIAGGYIASRFLTGIRPQEFYFHCMAGREGLIDTAVKTSRSGYLQRCLIKHLEGLKVHYDGTVRGSDSAVLQFAYGGDGLDVTRQKHLLAFGSEKKKLQDQLFEFALRNERALRARLNVLDIVGLLDEHTAVEHMQKALKKPHKYPPTMSIYPSTMYIGSTSEAYASVLDAYIKENPHQLILAKSKKKDGEPKVPKLQSHYKQMPGAMFKLLMNVRYLRSLAEPGEAVGLLASQGCVTGIAFGLDARFGYGYASSHRSRVGEPSTQMTLNTFHFAGHGAANVTLGIPRLREIVMTASTKPKTPTMTLPLLTLSSTIRPPSAEQVTLFTKHASRLTLAAVTSHITVRESLSNARRTYAVQVTFYPADECEAAYGVSRPAVARAIGGRFALVLRKEVITAIKKAVGEVKDQVGGVGKGRAVRDALDGAGGVGADDDADIPEGEMGTNHRDDVSEVGDGDADEMKRKSRTQEAATYSDDESEEESDAEPDIDADEIEAAVDADGDDDDLEIDLKPGKKSDSKKSKSKKKGTDEWEVSPTLAQDFVDTTKFGGSLEFAKDACTFDMEFSSSTPKLLLVGILEQCMHKTVIHEIPNITSVHEVKEPDPKHPGQFRTKHLETTGTNFSGIWAAASDVVDLDNITSNDIHAILCAYGVEMARTAILKEIESVFSVYKIAVDFRHLTLIADYMTFDGGYKPFNRRGISTHSSTLLKASYETTAAFLSDATLHGDFDDLTSPSGNIVLGRPIQTGTGIFSIGVPMA, from the exons ATGGATATCGGACATCCTATAGCATCGCATGTCAAGTCAATATCATTCTCGTTTCTCAACTCTCATGATATTCGACGAATATCAGTCAAGCAAATTGTGAACCCGGTGCTGCTTGATGATTTGAACCGACCGAACATCGGAGGTCTGTATGATCCAGCGTTGGGACCGAGTGAACGGGGCGATGT GTGCGGAACATGTCGTCTCAATTCGTTCTCATGTCCTGGACACTTTGGCCATATTGAGCTTCCTTCACCTGTCTATCACCCGCTGTTCATGACGAATATGCTTAATCTACTACGAGGAGTTTGTATGTGGTGTCACCAGTTTAAAATGTCCCAGGGCGAG AAAGCCAAATATGAGGCTAAGCTAGTATTGCTCGAGCGGGGGTTACTAGCTGCTGCTTCCGACGTTGACGAGTTCTCGATGCGACCGGGTACCAAGAGCGAAGAGGGAGCAGAGCCGGGCGAGACTATATCGGAATTCAGGCGACGTCTGGGCCTGTTTGTTAAGCACCATCTTAAAGAtgcccccacctccacccggAATGACTACAAAGACGGACCGGTATATCAAGCCCGAAAGGATGTCATTCAGTCTTTCTTGAAGGCTGCAGTTGGATGCAAAAAGTGTGCTCATTGCGATGG TTTCGGGTATACATACCGCAAGGATGGACATACTCGCATTGTGGAGTATGAACTTTCGAGGAAACATAAAACCTTGATGGAGGTCTTGGGTAAAGTCCGACCCAACGTTCTTCTCCTCGAGCGTCGTGCATCCCAATCCTCGAATCTTTCCTCTGAATACACCACTTCCAACCGAGACGAGGATGGAGACATCGAAATGGAAGATATCGAAGAACCTGAGCCTCTGGGCGAATCCACACTCGAGGATGCACCCCGAGATCCTGGTGAACTCCCGCGCTCAGTCTCTGGAGCAGTTAAAACGATCCGAGGCCGAAACGAGCGAGTCTTGCCACCCGAGGAAGCCCGCGCACATCTCCGCCGTCTTTTTGCCCGTGAAGCAAAACTGACGACACTTCTCTACGGCCGTCATGGTCCGTTTGCGCGTCAGGCCAAGGCGGCCAACGCTGACATGTTCTTTTTGGATGTTTTACCGGTTCCGCCGACGAGGTTCAGGCCTCCGGCGAGGATGGGCGATAGTGTATTTGAGCATCCGCAGAATGAGTTGTTGACCAAGGTCCTGGTTACTGCGTACCGTCTGAGGGACTTGGAGGCTGCCTTGAGAGAGGCCAATAAGAAGCCTACCGAGAGGGACGAG GTCGATGAGCTCGAGGCAGCTCAAGAAGGACACCGACAAAAGCTGTTTGGGCAATTGCTCGAGGCTCTAATCCAGCTCCAAATAGACGTCAACTCGTTTATGGACAGCTCTAAGAACCCAGCGCCCGTCCGACAAGGGAAACTCCCAACTGCAGGTGTGAAGCAAGGGCTTGAAAAGAAGGAGGGTTTGTTCAGAAAGCACATGATG GGTAAACGAGTCAACTATGCTGCCCGTTCCGTCATTTCTCCCGACGTCAATATCGAGACTAACGAAATCGGTATTCCGCCTGTTTTCGCTCGCAAGCTCACCTTTCCCGAACCTGTCACATCGCACAACGTCAAAGAGTTACGGCAAGCAGTGATAAATGGTACTGCGGTCTACCCGGGTGCTAGTATTGTACAGAACGAAGATGGTGGATTGATTTATTTG GACAAAATGGAACCCGACGCTCGTGCCGCTCTGGCCGCTCGACTCCTTACGCCTCAAGAAGGCCCAGCGCCAAACGATCTTACCCATAGGGATGCACGAGGAAAGACTGTATATCGACATCTGAAGGACGGTGACATCTTGATCTTGAATCGTCAACCTACGCTGCATAAGCCCAGTATGATGGCTCACCGCGCAAAAGTACTCAAGGGCGAAAAAACGATCCGCATGCATTATGCTAACTG CAATTCGTATAATG CTGACTTTGATGGAGACGAGATGAATATTCATTTCGCAC AAAACCATGTTGCCCGGTCTGAAGCTATACATATCGCCAATACCGATAACCAATACCTCGCTGCGACATCCGGCGACCCGTTACGCGGTCTGATCCAGGATCATGTTGTTGCTGGTGTATGGATGACCAACAAGTCGACAATGTTTAGTCGAGAAGAGTACTATCAGTTATTGTACGGCGCTCTGCGTCCCGAGAACGACTACTCTGGTCAAGGAAGGGTCAAGACGCTGCCTCCGGCGATATGGAAACCAAAACCGTTGTGGACCGGGAAACAGATT ATTTCGACTCTATTATTAAATATCACACCTCCGAATGCGGGCGGCCTAACTCTTATATCCAAGGGCAAGGTCGGAAACGAACATTGGGGTCCTCACTCGAAGGAAGAGACCGTTCTCTTCTACGACGGTGAATTATTATGCGGTGTGCTCGATAAATCTCAATTCGGCGCATCCTCATACGGTCTGGTCCACTCGGTCTATGAACTCTACGGTGCCGAAACAGCTGGCCGCCTTTTGAGCATCCTGAGTCGGCTCTTTACCAAATTCCTTCAACATCGTGCATTTACTTGCCGTATGGACGATTTGGCTCTAACTCCGGAAGGAGATGCTCGTCGTTCCAAGATCCTGCGAGACGCTCAGACATTCGGATATGAAGCAGCTGTCGAGAATTTCCCGTCTCTAGATGGCGCTTCCCCCGAAGAATGTGCTCGACGACTCCCAATTCTCCTCGAAGAAGTGCTTCGAGACGATGCCAAGATGGCCAACCTAGATCTCACCGTGAAGAAAAAGATGACGGCTGTAACCGAATCGGTCACCAAGACATGCATGCCTCACGGTCTACTCCGTAAATTCCCTGACAATCACATGCAAACGATGACCATGTCTGGTGCTAAAGGCTCCGCCGTCAATGCTCGTCAAATCTCGTGTGGACTGGGTCAGCAAGAACTTGAAGGCCGGCGTGTACCTACCATGGTGAGCGGCAAGACACTGCCTTCTTTCAAGCCCTTTGAGACGGCTGCTATTGCCGGAGGATACATCGCCAGCCGTTTCTTGACCGGAATTCGACCGCAAGAGTTTTATTTCCACTGTATGGCCGGACGAGAAGGTTTGATCGATACGGCCGTCAAGACGAGTCGATCGGGGTACCTCCAACGTTGTTTGATCAAACATCTCGAGGGCCTAAAAGTTCATTACGACGGGACGGTTCGAGGATCGGATTCGGCGGTCCTTCAGTTTGCGTATGGAGGCGACGGGTTGGACGTGACTCGTCAAAAGCACTTGCTCGCTTTTGGCAGCGAGAAGAAGAAACTCCAGGACCAGTTGTTCGAGTTTGCGCTCCGGAACGAACGGGCTCTTCGTGCGAGATTGAATGTACTCGATATTGTCGGGTTATTAGATGAACATACTGCTGTAGAGCATATGCAGAAGGCGTTGAAGAAGCCGCATAAATACCCTCCGACCATGTCGATATACCCGTCCACGATGTACATCGGATCGACAAGCGAAGCGTATGCATCGGTTCtcgacgcatacatcaaagAAAATCCACATCAGCTAATCCTAGCCAAATCCAAAAAGAAAGACGGAGAACCAAAAGTCCCGAAGCTTCAAAGCCACTATAAGCAAATGCCTGGCGCAATGTTCAAGCTGCTCATGAACGTCCGATATCTGAGGAGTTTGGCCGAGCCTGGAGAGGCGGTTGGGTTGTTGGCTAGTCAAGGGTGCGTGACTGGGATTGCATTTGGATTGGATGCTCGTTTCGGCTATGGTTATGCCTCCAGCCACAGGTCTCG TGTTGGAGAACCCTCGACTCAGATGACGCTCAACACTTTCCACTTTGcag GACACGGTGCCGCCAATGTCACACTTGGTATCCCACGACTTCGAGAAATCGTCATGACCGCATCTACCAAACCAAAAACACCGACAATGACTCTCCCTCTTCTCACCTTGTCTTCCACCATCCGCCCCCCGTCCGCCGAGCAAGTCACGTTGTTCACAAAACACGCATCTCGTCTCACACTGGCCGCCGTCACCTCCCATATCACCGTACGCGAGTCACTCAGTAATGCTCGTCGAACATATGCCGTACAGGTCACATTTTATCCGGCCGATGAATGCGAAGCTGCGTATGGTGTCTCGCGGCCGGCTGTTGCTCGTGCAATTGGAGGCCGGTTCGCCCTCGTGCTACGCAAAGAAGTGATTACTGCGATCAAAAAGGCCGTTGGAGAAGTCAAGGACCAGGTTGGAGGCGTCGGAAAAGGCCGAGCTGTGCGTGACGCGTTGGATGGTGCAGGTGGGGTAGGTGCGGATGATGATGCCGATATCCCCGAAGGTGAGATGGGAACGAACCATAGGGACGACGTATCCGAGGTCGGAGACGGCGACGCGGACGAGATGAAACGGAAATCAAGGACACAAGAAGCCGCGACATATTCCGACGACGAGAGCGAAGAAGAGAGTGATGCCGAGCCCGATATTGACGCTGATGAGATCGAGGCGGCCGTGGATGCTGATGGCGATGACGACGACCTTGAGATTGACTTGAAGCCAGGGAAGAAGTCTGACTCTAAAAAGTCAAAGAGCAAGAAAAAGGGAACAGACGAATGGGAGGTTTCTCCCACCTTGGCTCAAGACTTTGTGGACACGACCAAGTTTGGTGGAAGCCTCGAGTTTGCTAAGGATGCGTGCACGTTTGATATGGAG TTCTCCTCATCCACACCCAAACTCCTCCTCGTTGGTATCCTCGAGCAATGCATGCACAAGACCGTCATTCACGAGATTCCAAACATTACGTCCGTCCACGAGGTAAAAGAACCAGATCCAAAACACCCCGGCCAATTCAGGACCAAGCATCTCGAGACGACGGGAACCAACTTCTCAGGAATCTGGGCCGCTGCTTCCGATGTTGTCGACCTAGACAATATTACAAGCAACGATATTCATGCGATCCTGTGTGCGTATGGAGTGGAGATGGCTCGTACGGCTATTCTCAAGGAAATCGAGAGTGTGTTCTCAGTGTACAAAATTGCAGTCGATTTCAGGCATTTGACACTGATTGCCGATTACATG ACCTTTGACGGAGGATACAAGCCATTCAACCGACGAGGAATATCAACACACAGTTCTACCCTCCTCAAGGCTTCTTACGAAACGACGGCTGCCTTCTTATCAGACGCGACCCTTCACGGAGACTTTGATGATCTTACCAGCCCATCTGGGAACATTGTCCTTGGACGGCCGATTCAGACCGGAACTGGGATCTTTAGCATCGGTGTGCCTATGGCATAA